CATTGTGGCGTCAGGGCGGTTTTTTAATTTACTTCTTTGTTTTGGCTTGTTTTACGTGCTTACCTTTCAGGATGAAATGGGTGGTAAACATTTCATTGGGCATATCTATATTGATCTTTCTTTCGAGAGATTTGAGAATGGTCTTGTGGCGGCGTTGGACGTTTTCCATAGTCCCCTGTTGGGGCCTCCATACTTCAGAGGTCACCTGCTCCCAGTCTGATCCCTGAAGTACTTTCAGTAACTTGCCGCGTTTATCATAAAACTCGGCTTTTGGAGAAAAAAATGTGTCCTGCCGAACCCAGATGATCCGTTTACTGTAACCGCTGTCTCTCTTGGCTTCTCTGGTATTCGGCACTGCCTCCACAACAAAGCATGGTTTGCCGTCAATGATCTCATCCGGCAGACGGTAATAGGCGTGCATGCTCAAATCATCTGTGCGCATGTCTTCATAAGCAAAATCAGTCCCCATAAAATAGGTTCGCTGATTTCCCTTGGCAATCCGCCGCAGATTCCCCAGGGCCGGCAGGTATAAGTACTGCTCATCTTCTTCATTCCTGTGCTGAATAAGCAACAGGGCTGTACCACGAACATCAGCGGGACTCAAGAATACCAGCAGGGTCCGATAAATATCCGGTTCTACTTCTTTGATATAACGGCAGACCTCTCTCTTTTCCTGGTTGCCCTGAGAGTCCACCAGTATCATTTCAAAAAGCTCTTGTTCCGTCCTGGTCTTCTGCCGCCGGCCCGCTTCTTCCAGAATCTGTCGCCCGCTCATTTCCACAGCCGGACTGAAGGCGGGAATACACAAGAGTCCTGTGAGGAGCAGCGCCACCATTCTCAACATCATAAGGTACCCTCCCGCTGTGCACTCTTGGGTGTTCAGTGCTTATCCAATCGAAATGCCCCGAGTCGGAGCAGTTTCTAAATCCGAGATAGCCAAATTATGTGTCATTAAAAGGCCCGGACAAAACAAGACATATCTTGGTCAGAATGTATATACCCTTTTTGATACTACAAAGATGCCAGGATAGCAAGATGCAAGGCACATGGTGCAGGGTGCCGGGTAAAGATGCCTGGCAACGTGACTCGTTTTCTTGCTCTGTCAGTACCACACCTCTAACGTGAGCCGTTTACCCAAATGCGCTCCATAACCCCACCCAACAACAGAACTGGCAACACCTGCCAACCCAGGCTAAAGCCTGCGGCTACCTGAGATATCTGACTATGCTATTTGCGGAGCAGCCACTCCCGCCAAGCACCTCCGCTCGAGGACCCCGGTTGCGGTCAGGGTTACGATGCCCGTTTCGTCCAGCGGCCACGGCTTTCGGCTATTCTTATTATCTCAGACATAGGCCAATCAGAACAGCCCTCCTGGTGAGACGGCGGGAATGGCTGCGCAGCAAAGAGCATTCGGAGCTACCGACAACTCATTTCTAGGAGCTCGGCTACGGTTACGGTCACGAGGCCCGTTTCGGCTCTCGGCAACGGCTCTCGGCTATTTACCTGGAAAAACTCATGGAAAAAACCTCCAAGTGTAACGGCAGGAATGGCTGCGCAGCAAAGAACATTCGGAGCCACCGACAACTCATTACCCGCCAAAAGAACAACCAAGGTTAATATGAAAACATGCCATGCCCAAAGGCCAACTGCGGCTGCCTGGAATTTGCGACTATGTTCTTTGCGGAGCAGCCCTTCCTGCCAAGCACCTCCGCTCGAGGACCCCGGTTGAGGTCAGGGCTCCATAAGCCTGCCCAACAACAGAACTGGCAACACTTGCCAACCCAGGCTAAAGCCTGCGTTGTCCTGTGTTGATATCGATTTCGAGAAGCAATAGTCCCGTGGCACCGTTGTAATAGCGGCCGCAGGCTTGGCTTTGAGGCTAGCCAGCAGCAGCGCGGCGGTAAAGGGGGTGCACTTTTATTTTGCCGTCAACCGATAACCGATAACCCTCTCCCCTATGCCTTGCGCCCTGCGCCTTGCGCCTTTTCCAATAACCGCTGTTCCATAGAGACCAGGGGGCGCACCCTGATGCCAGCCTGTAATCCTTCAACAGGGCATTTGTTTTCACAGATACCGCAGCCGATACAACGATCTAGAATCACCACTGGCAGCTTCACTGTGACCACTTTCCCATGGGGATTCATCTTTTTCTGGGGTCTCAGCACTATCGCCTTGGGCGAGGTGGGACAATGCTCTTCGCAAACCAGACAGTTCTGTCCACGAGCGTAAGGAATGCACCGACTCGGATCAGTCACTGCTTTGCCGATCACAGTGCGCTGCTTTTCAGCCACCGAAAGTGCCCTGATGGCCCCTGTGGGGCAGGCCTGACCGCAAAGAGTGCAGTGAAACTCACAGTATCCCTGGCGGGGAACAAGGCTTGGTGTCCACAAGGCATCGAGGCCACCTTGCAATAGGAGCGGCTGCAGGCCGTTGGTGACACAGACTTTCATGCAGGCACCGCAGCGAAGGCAGCGCTGCAGAAACTCAGATTCTGGCAAGGCGCCAGCAGGCCTGATAGCTTGTGCCTGCGCCCGCTTAGATCCCACCTTGAGCAGGGGCAAAGATACTGCAGCGCTCACGACTGCCAGAACGATCCTCCGTCTACCAATGTCGGGATGCGGCACTGCTGGCTGGGAAGCTTTGAACCTGTATTGCACCCTATTTTCCCGGCAACTGACCTGGCAGCTCATGCAGAGAATACACTCTCGGAGATTCTGACGGCCGCTCTCTGTTGCAAATGAATCCATTTTACACAGAAACTTGCACTCGCCACAGTCCCCGCAGAGTTTGGCGGGCAGGCGGCGCAGACGGCGCCAGCGGGCGAACAAGCCAAACAGGGCTCCCAGGGGACAGAGGTTCTTGCACCAGAATCTGCGTTCAACCAGTTCGAGGAGCAACACTCCTATGAAGAGCAGGCCAGTAAAAACTAGTAAATGATAGGACAGGGCGCGCTCCGCCAACAACGGCCCCTTCAAGACGCTATAGATGGCATCCAGACTATCGCCCCATTTTTCCGGGGAGAGTCCGAACAACAAGTCGAAGAGCCGCTCTCCGGAATAGGAAGCAGCTGGATAGATTGCCAGAGCAAGAGAACGGAAAAAGAGTGCCAGAGGATCAAAGATGCCAATCCAGTTAAAGCCAAAGATCGCCAGTACAATCAGGACTAGCAGCAGGAGGTATTTGATCAGGCGGTAAGAGGGAGAGAGGTTGCCAGGTTGTCTCCCACGCCGTGCATTCAGGGCTGTACCAATGCCATCGAACAGGGCCCCCAGCGGGCAAATCCAGGCGCAGAAAAATCTGCCCAACAAAACTGTCAGCAGTAAAACAGCCAGGGCAGGCAGAAAAAACCACGTCCATCGCCAGGAAGCAACGATCTCAGATAACCAGAGAAGGGGATCGAGCCGAAAAAAAAGGTGAAGCGGGCCCTGCAACAGATTTTGATCCTGGTAACGGTAGCGAAGAAAAAGATAGAGGAAAAAACAGAGTGAAATTACCTGGCTGAAACGGCGAAGCCACAGCCACGCCAACCCACGCTGGCGCAGGCCGTTCCCCGACTGCTCGCTCATACTTCCACCAGGTTGATTTTGTTCAGGTCTATCTGGCCAAAACCCATCTGATATCCGTAGCGAATGTAACCGATGTCCTCACCTTGCAGGCCAAAAAGGGTGGCTGCATAAGAGTCGACCGCTACGGGATCAGCACTGGCCGCTACCCGGTTGAGCACCCGGACATCATCCAGGCTGCCCCCCGAAGGTCCATTTGCCACCATCATGTGGGTGGCATCTATAATGCTCAGATCAGCCCGCAAACCAGTGTTCAGATCGGCAATGTGCTGATGCAGACCGCCCACGTGCAACCGCTCCCGCCGTCCGCCCACCAATCCCATGATGTTTTTCATGCTCAAGCTCAAACGGGCACTGCCATGCTGCTTTGCAGGGGCAGCGACAATCAGGACGTCAGCCTCCAGAGCATCCCGGTAAAAGGGCCACTGTTTCAGGGAAACTCCGCGGGGTAACTTCACTTCCACAAAGCGCCTGGGATTCAAATGTTTGATCTTTGCCCTGTCACTGCCAATACTTCTAACTGCATCCAGAATGCCACTATCCCTATAGCACCGCCGCGGATCGTTGCAAGGACGATCCATCACAGTTACCTCTCCGGCTCCAGCTTCGAGACAGAGCTCCACCAGCCGTTTCACCACCAGCGGATTAGTATTGGCGCCAAACTCCGGCCTCCTGTCCCAGCTGATATTCGGTTTGACCACCACCCGCTGGCCGGGCTTGACAAATCGTTCCATACCCCCCAGGGCATGCATGATGTCGGTAAGCAGGCGAGAATAATCCTGGTTAGTGCCAGTTGCCACCCGAGGCAAATCCGGAGCAGCCAGGGCAAATTCAGAGAAAAACTTCTGGAAGAGGCTTCCATCCAGACCAAGAGCCATGGCGAAGGTGGCAAGCATTCTCTTGAGAAAAGTTCTCCTTCGCATACCTCTCTCCTGAAATCCATATGCAAATACGCTAGCACCTTTTATATCAGCATGCAAGAGTTACTTTACCTTAAAAGAATCATATTCATGTAAGTGTGTACAAAAATGTTCATGAGACTTTCTAGACGATCTCTCACTGGTAATGCATCCGCCATACCAGCCTATCCTTTTGGTGCAATACTCCTTCGTTACTGCTGGGTCAGATAGGGAAAGCTTCATGGGGTGTTCTCTATATGAGTGCTCACCTCTTCCAGCACCAGCTCCAGAAGCTTCGGCATCTTCGCTGCTACAATCGGGCTCAGTTCCATGCCCCAACCGATCACTGCTGGTTCCATGCCGTAGATCACCGCAGGACCAATTTGATAGCCCATCAATTCCGCCATCTTCATCAGATGAGCAAAATCCACCTGGTGTAGACTCAGGGGTTGCTCTTGATTTTCTTGCAGGTCTTCAGGCCGACAGCGGTATATGTCCCCAGGCTCACCGCCTGCTTTTATTACATCTATAATGATTACCCGGCGCGCCTTGTGCAGATGCGGCAGCAGGTCTAACGTGGAAGTACCGCCATCCACTACCTCCACCTCTGCTGGGAGCTTGCGCCTCATCAGCTCCTGAACAGCATGAATGCCCACACCCTCGTCTGACATGAGAAGATTGCCAACACCAAGTATGACGATTTTGCCTTCAAACATTTTCCGCTACCCTTTTGACTATTACGCTGACGGCCAGGGCTATGAGGTCAGTTTCGACTAGCGGCTATGTCAATCGGTTCTTTATTCGTTGCTGTGACCCGTTTACTGTCGCGGCAAGATGCCGCTCCCACAGAAAGAAATTGTTGCTCATATCCTTCTGTGGGAGCAGCGTCTCGCTGCGATACCTCAATCGGCCAATCATTACACCTTGCCGTCAACCGTCTAACGAAACGCGCTTCGTAACCGTAGCCACAAACCATGCTCCAAAGCCTCACAACGCAGTCTGAAGCCTGCGGCTACCAATATATTGCCAAGACGTCTACTGATAACCAATAAGCGATAACTGACAATCCCAAAAAAGAGGCTGCCCAGAACATCCTCTGAGCAGCCCCCCAATCGAGCAGTTTAACTTTTCCGAGATCAAGCAATCTTGAACTCGTAGCGCTTCTTGCTGTCAAGGTGCAGCACGTGCACCGCACATCCCAGTCACGGGTCAAAGGCGCGTACCACCCTCACCACGTTCACCGGATTCTTCGGGTCAGGAACAGGCGCTCCGATAAGGGCCTGCTCAATCGGTCCCGGAATGTCCTTGTCATCCCTGGGGCCAGCGTTCCAGAGCGTCGGTGAAACCACTTGATAGTTGTCTATCTTTTTGTCCTTGATAACGATCCAGTGAGTCACCGAACCCCGGGGCGCTTCGTTCAGTCCCATGCCCTTCGATGAGGCTGGAATTGGCGCCTCTTTGTAAGTGGCAGCTCCTGGCTTGAGCTGCATAGCCCACTCTATGCACTTGTCGACTATCAGGGCACACTCTTCGGCCCTGGCCGCATGGCGTCCCATTATGGAGAATGCCTTGTCGCCCAGAGCGCGGAATGGCACCTCTTTGCTGGTGGAAACGCCGAGGAACCTCTTGGCATGATCGCTCACCGGTGGATTGGTGATCCACATTCTTGCCAGCGGGCCAACCTCGTGCGGTTTACCGTTATACCGAGGTGCCTTGATGAAGGAGTAAGCGCCCGACTTGGGGTACATGGGCACAGTGCGACCTTCAAATGGGTGCAGGTTGGTGTAGTTTTCAAACCAGGAATGTTTTACCTGCTCCCTGATAAGCATGGGATCTAATGGGTAGTCTTTCCCTTCTGTGTACACCCCACGTTTGAGAAGGTGAGTCTTGTCCTCGTTGTCCAGTGGAAAGACGCCGGTGGAAAGGAAATTCTTGCAGCCGGTACCTACTTCGAAAAGATCCATGTAGACTCCAGCCACCTGGTACACGGTTGGCACATAGGTTTCGTGGACAAACTTTTGAATTTCTTTCATGCGCCATACATAGTCAACGATCATGTCTGCCGAAGGCTTCTCTGTTGTGCCGCCAACCACAACACCCTGCACATGAGGCATCCTGCCGCCAAATATGGCCAGGGCCTCCTGAGCCTTCATCCTCATATCCAGCGCCTTCAGGTACTGCTTTACGGCTGCGTCATTAACGGCTTTAGGCAGACGATACACATCAGGCCCGTCGTATCGTGGCACGAAGGGGGCGATTTCAGGCCCCTTGACGTAATCGAGAGCAGCCAGATGATAGAAATGAAGGATATGGGACTGCACGTAGTTGGCGCCCAAGATGAGGTTGCGGATAATGCGGCCATTGGTGGGCGGGGTAACGCCGAAGGCATCATCCAGTGCCAGCACCGAAGCCTGGCAGTGACCGGTGGGACAGACGCCACAGATGCGCTGGCTGATCTGGCTGGCATCGCGCGGATCTCTCCCCTTGAGTATGATTTCGAACCCTCTGAACATACCGCCGGTCGTCTTGGCATCGACTACTTTGCCGCCCGCCACCGTCACCTCCACTTTGAGATGCCCTTCGATGCGGGTTACCGGATCCACCACAATCTTTTGGGGCCCGGCAGCCGCTGCAGCTGGCGCAGCTTTCTTGCCGCCCGACGGAGTAAGACAGCTTGCCATGTTCTCTCCTCCTTATTTTCCCTATCCAAGAGATTCGTAGATAGGCTCGTATTTATCCCAGAAATCCGGCTGGACGCAGCCTATGCACAAAGCGTTCTGGACGCACCAGTTGACACCGTTGTTCCAACGCCTCTTCCAGCAGTCAGCATAGGTTTCCGGCCCCTTGCAGCCGAGTTCGTAGCGGCATCCTTCGTCGCCAAACTTTTTGGCGAATACACCGTATTCGAAGTAGCCACGGTAAGGGCAATTGTCATGAATCAACTGGCCATAAAAGAGAAGAGGCCGGCCAAGTTCATCAAGTTCTGGGATTCCGTAGAGCAGAACATGGGCGAGCGTCCCCACCATCCAGTCGGGGTTAGGCGGGCAACCGGGAATGTTGATGACCGGCGTCTTTATCCCGTATTCTTTGAAAATTTCCATGACGCTCTTGGCGCCAGTAGGGTTTGGTCTTGCCGCTGGAATGCCACCGTAGCATGCGTCGGTACCCACTGCTGCCACGGCTGCAGCTTTCCTGCCCAGCTCTACCACTTCGGTCAAAATTGTTCGGGTATTGCCGTGATACGTGCCTACCTGACAATACATGCCATCCTTGTCCGTGGGAATCGAACCTTCCACCACGAGATAAAATTTGCCAGGATATTCCTCTGCCGTCTTTTCCATCGCCTCGATTGCCAACTCACCAGACGCAGCCATGACAGTCTCGTGGAACTTCATACTGATTATCTTGGTGAGCACCTCTTCGATGGTAGGGTGCACCGTGTTCAGGATGGATACCGAGCACCCCGTACAACCCTGTCCCATGATCCACACCACAGGCGGATTGCCGGCAGCCGCTTTCTCCAGAGCCTCTACAATGGGGGCCGGAGCCAATTGGGAAAGGCCGACACCCGCAGCGGAGGCCCCGCACAGCTTGATAAATTCTCTTCGAGATAGACTCATCTAAAACCCCTCCATCCACTTCATGTTTATCAGCTCTTTGCTCCCCTCAAATAAAACTACCCGCTATCCCTCCTTTCCTAGAGAAATGTAACTCCAACAAGATATTGCTCAGGTGCCAAATAAACCCCCGCAGTGCTGCTTGAACCTCTGCACAGGGGCATATTCTGGCTTCAACTTTAAGACCTCGAGCTATCGCCAAAAGCCTTTTGGGCTGTACAACTAACAGCTATTCGATGCAAATAAGTACGTCAGTTGATCAAGAATCGATTACGTTTGTGTTCTCAGGTTATGACTGGTGAGAAAATATGGTCTATTGGATGCTTCGTGCTTGTTCTTACATAAACTATGATGTAGCACTCTGTATATATGAGCAGAAAGTTTTTGTCAAGAGAGCCGGGGGTCCTGTTAGCCCGGATTGAGATTTTTTTTCTGGATTTCTGCAGTGGTTTTCTCGATTTCGACGGCAACGGCATGAAAAACATCCAGCAGCTTTCTGGCCTGTGGAGTTAGCTCCATGCCTCGTTTCCCGGGTTTGATTTCTACCAGGGGCTCACCCAGCCGCTGTTCAGAAGCTCGCAGCTTGCCCCAGGCCGCCCTGTAGGATATGCGGCAGACTCTTGCTGCCTCTCGCAGGGATCCCTTGCGATCAATTGCTTCCAACAGCATACAGCGACCTTTGCCGAGTACAAGACCGCCATTTTCCTCGAGCCACCACTTTACCTTGAGCTCCATGGACTTTCCCTTGTTATGGCATATGTCGTTCGCATCTCATTCTGGATAGGACTTATCATGGAACTGTGATTCAATCAATCAACATCTGAAAACAGTTGACAGGGTCTGCAAAAGAATCTACAATTCACCCATTACAAGTGCAGTATTTTATTAGAAATTTTCTCTTACCGGATTGGAGAATCCTCAAATGTTCGGAATAGGGATGCCAGAACTTCTTTTGATTCTGGCTATCGCCTTGATTGTGGTCGGGCCCAAGAAGCTGCCCGAGTTGGCTCGCGCCCTGGGCAAAGGCATCAACGAATTCAGGCGAGCCACAAATGAACTCAAAGACAGTTTAGAGGTGGACAGCGCCATTTCCGAGGTCAAAGAGACCATAAGCGAGGCCAAGGCACAAATGGCAGACGTCAAGATCCCTCCTGAACCTTCCAGCAAGGCAGAGGACAGCGCGGAAACCGGCGACACCCTGGAAAACGACAATACAGAAACCGATTCGCCCGCCTCTGCAGCTCCTGAGAAACCGTCCCATGGCAGAGAATGAGACTCTCGATGACAAGATGCCTTTCACCGAGCATCTCGAGGAACTGCGACAGCGCCTTATTGTGTGCTTCGTGGCCATCGGTGTTGGTTTTGTAATCTGTTACTTTTTTGCCAAGCAGCTCTTTGCCATCCTCATGCGGCCCCTCATCCAGGTCATGCCTGCGGGTGACAAGCTCATCTTTACTGCTCTTCCTGAAGCATTTTTTACTTATCTCAAGGTGGCATTTCTGGCAGGGGTTGGTCTTGCTACCCCGGTAATCATTTACGAATTCTGGCGTTTCATCGCCCCGGGTCTCTATCAGAAAGAACGACGGGCCCTCCTGCCAATCGTGCTTTTTTCTACTTTCTTTTTTGTAGGAGGGGCGCTTTTCGGCTATTTCGTGGTGTTTCCTTTCGGATTCAAATTCTTCATCGGTTTTGCCAGCGAAAACATCAAGGCGCTGCCGAGCATTCGAGAATATCTCAGCTTTGCGGCCAAACTACTTTTTGCTTTTGGTCTAATTTTCGAACTGCCGCTATTCACCTTCTTTCTAGCAAGGCTGGGCCTGGTAGATGCGAAGCTGCTGAGAAGCAAACAGAAGTATGCCATTCTCATTATTTTTGTAGTCGCAGCAATCCTCACTCCACCTGATGTGGTCACCCAGATAATGATGTCAGGTCCTCTCATCCTGCTTTACGAATTAAGCATATGGATTGCCAGGATATTTGGCAAGAAATCACCTGCGGCTGAAGAAAAGGAAGAACCTGCTGCTTGAAACTGCAGTGAGGGCTACGGCTACGGTTACGAGGCCCGGTGAATCACTAGGCAACACTGGTTGGTGGCAAAATGAAAGTGCCCCCCTTTCACTAGCCAATTGCTGCGGCTAACCTGAAGGCTGAGCCAGCGCCCAGTATTAGATTGGCGCCATGGCGCAATTGCTTGCCGAAATAGCTATCAACACAGGACAACGCAGGCTAAAGCCTGCGGCTACCAACTCGTTGCCGTTGCCCTTTTGACGTGCTCGGCTAGGGCCAGGGCTACGAGGCCCGTTTCGGCTGGCGGCCACGGCTTTCGGTTTATCTTGACCTACAACAAAGGTCAAAGAGAAAAGCCCTCCCAGGGAGACGGCAGGAATGCCTGCGGAGCAAAGAACATTCGGAGCCACCGACAACTCATTTCGGGGAGCTCGGCTACGGCTACGGTCACGATGCCCGTTTCGGCTTCCGGCCACGACTCTCGGCTCTTCCTTCGTTGCTGTGACCCGTTCACCTTCGCGATAAGATGCCGCTCCCACGTTTATCGGTTACGGCCAGGGTTAGGATGCCCGTTTCGGTTCTCGGCCACGGCCCCCGGCAAATCTTCATACGCAACATTGCTCAATGGAAACACCCTCCTGATGTGATGGCAGGAATGGCTGCGCAGCAAAGAACATTCGGAGCCACCGACAACTCATTTCTAGGAGCTCGGCTACGGCCAGGGCTACGAGGCCCGTTTCGGCTGCCGGCCACGGCTCTCGCCTAATCTTGTTATCCGATACTTAAGCCAATGAGAACAGCCATCCTGGTGAGACGGCAGGAATGTCTGCGGAGCAAAGAACATTCGGAGCCACCGACAACTCATTACCCGCGAGGTGAATTGCCGAGGTTGATATGAAAACATGCCATGCCCAAAGGCCAACTGAGGCTGCCTGAAATGCGCGACTATGTTCTTTGCGGAGCAGGCCTTCCTGCCAAGCACTTCCGCTCGGGGAGCTCGGCTACGGCCAGGGCTACGAGGCCCGTTTCGGCTGGCGGCCACGGCTCTCGGCTCTTTCTTCGTTGTTGTGAGACGTTCACTTTTGCTGCAAGATGCCGCTCCTACTTTAGAACCACCAGACACTAGGCAGCATGCAGCAGACACCGACTGAATTGTTCCTGACAACCGATACCCAATGACCCATAACCAGCGGTGTTCATGAATCCAGCTTGACAAAATTTTCACATTTCGGTATACATCATATATTGTATATGCATTATTCTGTGGGTGAGGTTTTGTTTGACGAGGCTACCTCGAGAAAGGGGGTGAAACAGAGTCATGGGTCGAAAAACTCTGATAGTACTCGCGATTGCGGCTTTTCTGAGCGGTGCGGTGTTTTTGAGCTTGAGCGGTGCAGCAGACGCTCCCAAAGTGCCTGATGTGATCAGCCTGAAGTCAACCCTGTGGACGACTCACACCAAGAGTGCCGTGGAATTCCACCATAAAAACCACATTGAAAAGTACAAGATTGCCTGTACCGAATGTCATCACCACTATGAGGGCGGCAAGAATGTCTGGAAAGAGGGGGATCCTGTCAAGAAATGCCAGGATTGTCACAACGAGCCCACCGTGAAAGGCGAGATGAAGCTGCCGCCGGACAAGAAAAAGCTCAATCTAAAACTTGCCTTCCACAACAATTGCATTGGCTGTCACAAGAAGCTGAAGAAAGAAGACCGGAAAAAGTACGCCAAAATTCCGACAACTTGTGCCAAATGTCATCCAAAGAAAAAGTAACAGAAAAACTGTTATAATTGCAGCCAGAGGATTTGCTGCTGTTGAGCTAAACAACCGGGGCCTTTTGAAAGTGGCCCCGGTTGTTTTTTTCCTAGTGAGTCAACTGCGACCCCAAAACTTTTCAAGCCCAGATGTTTCACAAAAGATCAGACTTCTTCTACAGTGATGGCTTCCACCGGGCAGACTTCAACACAGCTTTCGCAACCGAGGCATTCATCGGCCCTCTCTGGCTCTGCCTTACCTTCCACCAGATCGTAGACGTCAACAGGACAGACATCAACGCACTCGCCGTCACCGACACATTTTTCCTTATCCACAGTAATCTGCCACATACGTTCCATCCCTCCTGCCAGACAGCTGTTTGGCTTGATCTTTCTTTATGCCAGTAAAGCAATACCAGACCATCAGGGTTTCCTTTCGCTACAGACAGAAATCTCCGCTAACAATACCCTCTCTCCCGACAATAGAAAAGCCGGAGTCCTGTTTGCAGGACTCCGGCTTTCAAAGCTTTTCTATGAACATGAACATCCGGGGTGCGAACCGTGCTAGACTTCTTCCACTGTAATCGCACCTGCCTCGCAGACCTCGACACAACTCTCGCAACCCAGGCACTCCTCGGCATTCACTGGTTCGGACTTGCCGTCCTCTATTTCGTAGACATCCACTGGGCAGACCTCTACGCATTCCTCACAGCCTGTACACTTGTCCTTATCCACAGTTACTTCCCACATCGATTCGTCACCTCCTTAAGAAGTTCTGCGTTTACCTCACCAAAATACGGTTCCAGGTAACTCTTAAGATAAACAATGATTCCAAGTGGTTAATGCTTTAAAATCTACCTAGCATCTGCCAGCGCCCAATCTATCGTGAATATTTTCTTTTGTCAACCTTTTCTCGCTACCGCCGCGTCTCGTTTTTGATCCTGGAGCGTACGAGGCAAAAGATCTACACAGCAAAAACGAGGTGCCTTTCATGATTTCACTGGTCGAATCGGCTCAGTATTCCTTTCCCAGAGCAAAGAGCTGGGTTGCAAGCGCCTTTTCTATACTTGTAGATCAATCAGCCGTCAAGTGTTATTCTTTTGATCCGTATGCGGACTTCTTTACCAGCTGGGGGAAAACTATGATCAAATTCACTGGCATTCATCACCTGGCCATGGTTACGGCAGACATGGACCGAACCATTCGCTTCTGGCGCGATCTTCTTGGCATGCGACTGGTTGCTGGTCTCGGCAAACCTGGCTATCGTCACTATTTTTTTGAAATTTCTCCACATGACCTGCTCGCTTTTTTTGAATGGTCTGGAGCCGAACCCGTGAAGGAAAAGGACCACGGCTACCCGGTGGCTGGTCCGGTGATCTTTGATCACGTCTCCTTCGGTGTAGAAAGTGTGCATGATCTCTGGGAACTCAAGAACAGGCTCGAGTTGGCAGGCTTCTGGGCCTCAGAAATAATCGACCATGGCTTTATTCATTCACTCTACTCTTTCGACCCGAACGGAATTCCCATAGAGTTCAGTCATTGTGTGAAGGGGGTCGATATCCGCAAGGAGCCCACAATGGTGGACAGGTCGCCTTCAGCAGCAACCAGAGAAGGACCCGAGCCTTCTTTAGACTGGT
The window above is part of the Deltaproteobacteria bacterium genome. Proteins encoded here:
- a CDS encoding outer membrane lipoprotein-sorting protein, which gives rise to MMLRMVALLLTGLLCIPAFSPAVEMSGRQILEEAGRRQKTRTEQELFEMILVDSQGNQEKREVCRYIKEVEPDIYRTLLVFLSPADVRGTALLLIQHRNEEDEQYLYLPALGNLRRIAKGNQRTYFMGTDFAYEDMRTDDLSMHAYYRLPDEIIDGKPCFVVEAVPNTREAKRDSGYSKRIIWVRQDTFFSPKAEFYDKRGKLLKVLQGSDWEQVTSEVWRPQQGTMENVQRRHKTILKSLERKINIDMPNEMFTTHFILKGKHVKQAKTKK
- a CDS encoding 4Fe-4S binding protein is translated as MSEQSGNGLRQRGLAWLWLRRFSQVISLCFFLYLFLRYRYQDQNLLQGPLHLFFRLDPLLWLSEIVASWRWTWFFLPALAVLLLTVLLGRFFCAWICPLGALFDGIGTALNARRGRQPGNLSPSYRLIKYLLLLVLIVLAIFGFNWIGIFDPLALFFRSLALAIYPAASYSGERLFDLLFGLSPEKWGDSLDAIYSVLKGPLLAERALSYHLLVFTGLLFIGVLLLELVERRFWCKNLCPLGALFGLFARWRRLRRLPAKLCGDCGECKFLCKMDSFATESGRQNLRECILCMSCQVSCRENRVQYRFKASQPAVPHPDIGRRRIVLAVVSAAVSLPLLKVGSKRAQAQAIRPAGALPESEFLQRCLRCGACMKVCVTNGLQPLLLQGGLDALWTPSLVPRQGYCEFHCTLCGQACPTGAIRALSVAEKQRTVIGKAVTDPSRCIPYARGQNCLVCEEHCPTSPKAIVLRPQKKMNPHGKVVTVKLPVVILDRCIGCGICENKCPVEGLQAGIRVRPLVSMEQRLLEKAQGAGRKA
- a CDS encoding DUF362 domain-containing protein translates to MRRRTFLKRMLATFAMALGLDGSLFQKFFSEFALAAPDLPRVATGTNQDYSRLLTDIMHALGGMERFVKPGQRVVVKPNISWDRRPEFGANTNPLVVKRLVELCLEAGAGEVTVMDRPCNDPRRCYRDSGILDAVRSIGSDRAKIKHLNPRRFVEVKLPRGVSLKQWPFYRDALEADVLIVAAPAKQHGSARLSLSMKNIMGLVGGRRERLHVGGLHQHIADLNTGLRADLSIIDATHMMVANGPSGGSLDDVRVLNRVAASADPVAVDSYAATLFGLQGEDIGYIRYGYQMGFGQIDLNKINLVEV
- a CDS encoding HyaD/HybD family hydrogenase maturation endopeptidase, whose protein sequence is MFEGKIVILGVGNLLMSDEGVGIHAVQELMRRKLPAEVEVVDGGTSTLDLLPHLHKARRVIIIDVIKAGGEPGDIYRCRPEDLQENQEQPLSLHQVDFAHLMKMAELMGYQIGPAVIYGMEPAVIGWGMELSPIVAAKMPKLLELVLEEVSTHIENTP
- a CDS encoding nickel-dependent hydrogenase large subunit, with protein sequence MASCLTPSGGKKAAPAAAAAGPQKIVVDPVTRIEGHLKVEVTVAGGKVVDAKTTGGMFRGFEIILKGRDPRDASQISQRICGVCPTGHCQASVLALDDAFGVTPPTNGRIIRNLILGANYVQSHILHFYHLAALDYVKGPEIAPFVPRYDGPDVYRLPKAVNDAAVKQYLKALDMRMKAQEALAIFGGRMPHVQGVVVGGTTEKPSADMIVDYVWRMKEIQKFVHETYVPTVYQVAGVYMDLFEVGTGCKNFLSTGVFPLDNEDKTHLLKRGVYTEGKDYPLDPMLIREQVKHSWFENYTNLHPFEGRTVPMYPKSGAYSFIKAPRYNGKPHEVGPLARMWITNPPVSDHAKRFLGVSTSKEVPFRALGDKAFSIMGRHAARAEECALIVDKCIEWAMQLKPGAATYKEAPIPASSKGMGLNEAPRGSVTHWIVIKDKKIDNYQVVSPTLWNAGPRDDKDIPGPIEQALIGAPVPDPKNPVNVVRVVRAFDP
- a CDS encoding hydrogenase small subunit; protein product: MSLSRREFIKLCGASAAGVGLSQLAPAPIVEALEKAAAGNPPVVWIMGQGCTGCSVSILNTVHPTIEEVLTKIISMKFHETVMAASGELAIEAMEKTAEEYPGKFYLVVEGSIPTDKDGMYCQVGTYHGNTRTILTEVVELGRKAAAVAAVGTDACYGGIPAARPNPTGAKSVMEIFKEYGIKTPVINIPGCPPNPDWMVGTLAHVLLYGIPELDELGRPLLFYGQLIHDNCPYRGYFEYGVFAKKFGDEGCRYELGCKGPETYADCWKRRWNNGVNWCVQNALCIGCVQPDFWDKYEPIYESLG
- a CDS encoding LysR family transcriptional regulator, giving the protein MELKVKWWLEENGGLVLGKGRCMLLEAIDRKGSLREAARVCRISYRAAWGKLRASEQRLGEPLVEIKPGKRGMELTPQARKLLDVFHAVAVEIEKTTAEIQKKNLNPG